Proteins found in one Paludisphaera rhizosphaerae genomic segment:
- a CDS encoding exopolysaccharide biosynthesis polyprenyl glycosylphosphotransferase encodes MNDSLEIVGRERVGELAGRSRKRIVIVGAPRDARKLLRDLHSRPVPIVGFIDAGHHRTTGPRSRGRHLAVNPRTSPLPVLGDIDRLDEIVDLAGATHVLVAHSKPRKHLRRRLARISSVRASVHWIAVGDHTPDLAGLDLDSSTPFEPSALDLRAAWAGVRKWAGTDGARLAKRASDVIVSLTLLLLFAPLFLVVAAAILVTSGRPIFYTQERIGQGGRLFRIIKFRSMKSNAEDETGPIWASDHDARCTRIGDWLRHTNVDELPQLFNVLKGDMSLVGPRPERPIFVEQFSAGMPDYNLRHAVPCGMTGWAQVHGWRGRTSLRKRIQYDLDYINRWSFWIDFRILFMTFQHVAWGKISWNISRTPKRPQA; translated from the coding sequence ATGAATGATTCCCTGGAAATCGTGGGTCGCGAGCGGGTGGGAGAACTGGCCGGTCGATCGCGAAAGCGAATCGTGATCGTCGGCGCCCCTCGCGACGCCCGAAAGCTGCTGCGAGACCTGCACTCGCGCCCGGTGCCGATCGTCGGCTTCATCGACGCGGGACACCATCGCACGACCGGTCCGCGATCCCGGGGCCGTCACCTGGCTGTCAACCCCCGGACCAGCCCGCTCCCGGTCCTGGGCGACATCGATCGGCTCGACGAGATCGTCGATCTCGCCGGCGCGACCCACGTTCTGGTGGCTCATTCCAAGCCCCGCAAGCATTTGCGGCGGCGGTTGGCTCGGATTTCGAGCGTCCGGGCGAGCGTCCACTGGATCGCCGTCGGCGACCACACTCCCGACCTCGCCGGGCTTGACCTGGACTCCTCGACTCCCTTCGAGCCCTCTGCCCTTGATCTGCGCGCGGCCTGGGCGGGCGTCCGCAAATGGGCGGGGACCGACGGCGCTCGGCTGGCCAAGCGCGCTTCCGACGTCATCGTCTCGCTGACGCTTCTGCTGCTTTTCGCCCCGTTGTTCCTGGTCGTCGCCGCGGCCATCCTGGTGACCTCCGGCCGGCCGATCTTCTACACGCAGGAGCGGATCGGGCAGGGGGGGCGGCTGTTCCGGATCATCAAGTTCCGGAGCATGAAAAGCAACGCCGAGGACGAGACCGGGCCGATCTGGGCCTCCGACCACGACGCCCGCTGCACCCGCATCGGCGACTGGCTCCGCCATACGAACGTCGACGAGCTTCCCCAACTCTTCAACGTGTTGAAGGGTGACATGAGCCTCGTCGGCCCTCGTCCCGAGCGACCGATCTTCGTCGAGCAGTTTTCCGCCGGGATGCCCGACTACAACCTCCGCCACGCCGTTCCGTGTGGCATGACCGGCTGGGCGCAGGTCCACGGCTGGCGAGGGCGGACCTCGTTGCGGAAGAGGATTCAGTACGACCTGGACTACATCAATCGCTGGTCGTTCTGGATCGACTTCCGCATCCTGTTCATGACCTTCCAGCACGTCGCTTGGGGAAAGATCTCGTGGAACATCTCGCGGACCCCGAAGCGGCCCCAGGCCTGA
- a CDS encoding glycosyltransferase family 2 protein: MDQSPRHPQPRLTVVVVNYDGWPDVLGLVERLVREPEFLSGACRIVVVDNASPSPAPRAESLRLAGVRLVQRPDNGGFAVGVNAGWRTIPAPWLLLLNPDVAVEPGTLGRILARIDDLEARADDQTGVLGFGIDNADGTPQGSVGVFPGLLRTFREQFIERRRRKYVPERRLRPGPVDWVTGACMLIDGRMMAELGGMDEDFFLYHEEVAFCRVARDRGWSVEYDPTVRVVHRTPLQDRPISPKMRVVIRHSKLLYFRKHASRPEFLVLTGIVALEAAVRGAWAALRRREDERRAWRAVAGIVRSLRRGGGPLGREVIETAERAVAVASTRLGDGPIRPNRSRRPARASRPPGG; encoded by the coding sequence GTGGACCAATCCCCCCGACATCCCCAGCCCCGCCTGACGGTCGTCGTCGTCAATTACGACGGCTGGCCCGACGTTCTAGGACTGGTGGAACGTCTCGTGCGCGAACCCGAGTTCCTCTCGGGCGCGTGCCGGATCGTCGTCGTCGACAACGCCTCTCCCTCGCCTGCGCCCCGGGCGGAATCCCTCCGCCTCGCCGGCGTTCGGCTCGTGCAACGGCCCGATAATGGCGGATTCGCCGTTGGTGTCAACGCAGGTTGGCGGACCATCCCAGCCCCCTGGCTCCTCCTGCTCAATCCGGACGTCGCCGTGGAGCCCGGAACGCTCGGCCGCATCCTTGCGCGGATCGACGACCTGGAGGCCCGCGCAGACGATCAGACCGGCGTCCTGGGTTTCGGCATCGACAACGCCGACGGAACGCCCCAGGGCTCCGTGGGGGTCTTCCCCGGCCTGCTCCGGACCTTTCGCGAGCAGTTCATCGAGCGTCGGCGTCGCAAGTACGTCCCCGAGCGGCGGCTCCGTCCGGGGCCCGTTGACTGGGTCACGGGCGCCTGCATGCTGATCGACGGCCGGATGATGGCTGAACTCGGCGGGATGGACGAGGACTTCTTTCTCTACCACGAGGAGGTCGCCTTCTGCCGGGTGGCTCGCGACCGAGGATGGAGCGTGGAGTACGACCCGACGGTGCGCGTGGTCCATCGAACGCCCTTGCAGGATCGGCCGATTTCGCCCAAGATGCGCGTCGTCATCCGCCATAGCAAGCTGCTCTACTTCCGCAAGCACGCCTCGCGGCCCGAGTTCCTCGTCCTGACGGGGATCGTCGCACTGGAGGCGGCCGTCCGAGGGGCCTGGGCGGCTCTGAGGCGACGGGAAGACGAGCGACGGGCCTGGCGGGCCGTCGCCGGGATCGTCCGCAGCCTTCGCCGCGGCGGGGGTCCGCTCGGTCGGGAGGTGATCGAGACGGCCGAACGAGCCGTCGCCGTCGCTTCGACGAGGCTAGGAGACGGCCCCATCCGACCTAACAGGTCGCGACGCCCCGCGCGGGCGTCCAGGCCCCCCGGCGGCTGA